In Tepidimonas taiwanensis, the following are encoded in one genomic region:
- a CDS encoding ExbD/TolR family protein, with translation MPALAPRHRGRRAITEINMVPFIDVMLVLLIIFMVTAPLIVPSQVELPSVGQAARQPERFVQVIIERDGRLRLRDSARSGTGDDPVALAELPTRVKALQAGDGSTPPDAVPVIISGDKRVAYEQVMQVMDALQRAGVARVGLAVQADATRR, from the coding sequence ATGCCCGCCCTCGCCCCCCGCCACCGCGGCCGCCGCGCGATCACCGAGATCAACATGGTGCCGTTCATCGACGTGATGCTGGTGCTGCTGATCATCTTCATGGTGACGGCACCGCTGATCGTGCCGAGCCAGGTGGAGCTGCCCAGCGTCGGTCAGGCCGCGCGCCAGCCGGAGCGGTTCGTGCAGGTGATCATCGAACGCGACGGTCGGCTGCGGCTGCGCGACAGCGCGCGCTCGGGCACTGGAGACGATCCCGTCGCCCTCGCGGAGCTGCCCACGCGCGTCAAAGCCCTGCAGGCCGGTGACGGCAGCACGCCGCCCGACGCCGTGCCCGTCATCATCAGCGGCGACAAGCGGGTCGCGTACGAGCAGGTGATGCAGGTGATGGACGCGCTCCAGCGCGCGGGCGTGGCGCGCGTCGGGCTGGCCGTGCAGGCCGACGCCACACGACGCTGA
- the tolA gene encoding cell envelope integrity protein TolA, which produces MQATADDLDLSPPADRGGWVPWALALLAHGLLALALAWGLAWQRETTVVASAELWSTLPQVAAPRAQEPPPPPPAPPEPAPRPAAPPPAAEPARRDADIAVQRQRDEQRRREAEARRLAEERAVQEKAQREKAEREKAARERAEREKAQREQAAKAAREQAARDKAAQEKAARERAERERAQLEAERQRNLERILGQANATGGPGARGTAERDAGPSASYAGKLVAHIRPNIVFADSVPGNPRAEVEVRTLPDGTILSSRLLKSSGHRAWDDAVLRAIERTARLPRDENGRVPPTLILGFRPQE; this is translated from the coding sequence ATGCAGGCCACCGCGGACGACCTCGACCTGAGCCCCCCCGCCGATCGCGGGGGGTGGGTGCCGTGGGCGCTGGCGCTGCTGGCGCATGGCCTGCTGGCGCTCGCACTGGCATGGGGGCTGGCGTGGCAGCGGGAAACGACGGTCGTGGCCTCGGCCGAACTGTGGTCGACCCTGCCCCAAGTGGCCGCTCCTCGGGCGCAGGAGCCACCGCCCCCGCCCCCCGCGCCGCCGGAACCGGCGCCCCGTCCCGCCGCGCCGCCCCCCGCGGCCGAGCCAGCCCGCCGCGACGCGGACATCGCCGTGCAGCGGCAACGGGACGAGCAGCGCCGGCGCGAGGCGGAGGCCCGGCGTCTGGCCGAAGAACGCGCGGTGCAGGAAAAGGCACAACGCGAAAAGGCGGAACGGGAAAAAGCCGCACGGGAGCGTGCCGAGCGCGAAAAGGCCCAGCGCGAGCAGGCGGCCAAGGCGGCCCGGGAGCAAGCCGCACGGGACAAAGCCGCACAGGAAAAGGCGGCCCGCGAGCGGGCCGAGCGGGAGCGCGCGCAGTTGGAAGCGGAACGCCAGCGGAATCTGGAGCGCATCCTCGGTCAGGCCAATGCCACCGGCGGCCCCGGCGCGCGCGGCACGGCCGAGCGCGACGCCGGCCCCTCGGCCAGCTACGCCGGCAAGCTCGTCGCGCACATCCGGCCCAACATCGTCTTTGCCGACAGTGTGCCCGGCAACCCGCGCGCCGAGGTGGAGGTGCGCACGCTGCCCGACGGCACGATCCTGAGCAGCCGCCTCCTCAAGTCCAGCGGCCACCGCGCCTGGGACGACGCGGTGCTGCGCGCGATCGAGCGCACCGCGCGCCTGCCGCGTGACGAGAACGGCCGTGTGCCGCCGACGCTGATTCTGGGCTTTCGGCCGCAGGAGTGA
- a CDS encoding S1C family serine protease, whose translation MFPSTTPYSTPDRWLRRLHVLGLWLAVLLVLWYALPWLQARWAAPAESAPRTVTPRGDLAADEQATIELFERARDSVVFISTAQVVRDAWTRNVFTVPRGTGSGFVWDEAGHIVTNFHVIEGASQATVRLADGRDYAAALVGASPAHDIAVLRIGVGFKRPPPVPIGTSHDLKVGQKVFAIGNPFGLDWTLTTGIVSALDRSLPNERGGPPIEHLIQTDAAINPGNSGGPLLDSAGRLIGINTAIYSPSGASAGIGFAVPVDTVMRVVPQLIATGRYIRPALGIEADEGVNQRLTALTGAEGVFVLRVLPGSAAQKAGLEGARLGPQGIEPGDVIVAVEGKPVRSVPELLARLDDHRVGDTVRVTVRRGDVTREVAVTLQPGT comes from the coding sequence ATGTTTCCTTCGACCACCCCTTATTCCACTCCCGACCGCTGGCTGCGGCGCCTGCACGTGTTGGGCCTGTGGCTGGCCGTGCTGCTGGTGCTGTGGTATGCGCTGCCGTGGCTACAGGCGCGCTGGGCCGCGCCGGCGGAGTCGGCACCGCGCACCGTCACGCCCCGCGGGGATCTGGCTGCCGATGAACAGGCCACCATCGAGTTGTTCGAGCGGGCGCGCGACTCCGTCGTGTTCATCAGCACCGCGCAGGTCGTGCGCGATGCGTGGACCCGCAACGTGTTTACCGTGCCGCGCGGTACCGGTTCCGGTTTCGTGTGGGACGAGGCAGGCCACATCGTCACCAACTTCCACGTCATCGAAGGCGCGTCGCAGGCGACGGTGCGGCTCGCCGACGGGCGCGACTACGCCGCGGCGCTGGTGGGCGCGTCGCCCGCGCACGATATCGCGGTGCTGCGTATTGGTGTGGGCTTCAAGCGGCCCCCGCCGGTGCCGATCGGCACCAGCCACGACCTGAAGGTCGGGCAGAAGGTGTTTGCGATCGGCAACCCGTTCGGGCTGGACTGGACGCTGACGACCGGGATCGTCTCGGCGCTGGACCGCTCGTTGCCCAACGAACGCGGCGGGCCCCCGATCGAGCACCTGATCCAGACCGACGCCGCGATCAACCCGGGCAACTCCGGTGGGCCGCTACTCGACTCGGCCGGGCGGCTCATCGGCATCAACACCGCGATCTACAGCCCCTCCGGCGCGTCGGCGGGTATCGGCTTTGCCGTGCCGGTGGACACGGTGATGCGCGTGGTGCCGCAGCTCATCGCCACCGGCCGCTACATCCGCCCGGCGCTGGGCATCGAGGCCGACGAGGGCGTGAACCAGCGCTTGACGGCGCTGACGGGGGCGGAAGGGGTGTTCGTGCTGCGGGTCCTGCCGGGTTCGGCGGCGCAAAAGGCCGGACTGGAGGGGGCGCGGCTGGGGCCGCAGGGCATCGAGCCGGGCGACGTCATCGTCGCGGTCGAGGGCAAGCCCGTGCGGTCGGTGCCGGAGTTGCTCGCGCGCCTGGATGACCACCGCGTCGGCGATACGGTGCGCGTGACGGTGCGGCGGGGCGATGTGACGCGCGAAGTCGCGGTGACGCTGCAGCCGGGCACATGA
- a CDS encoding phosphate-starvation-inducible PsiE family protein, which yields MRQPYRRTEWRTEWQTLREQWHVMTFYERFEQVVAMVLSAIIAVIIVISLIQLMQLVFTMLLVDAFNPLDHAVFQTVFGAIMTLLIAMEFKHSIIKVAFRHENIIQVKTVLLIALLALARKFVILDPGIAPAKVAALAGATLALGVTYWLLRERDDRLRASRDAAASANPHRDGV from the coding sequence ATGCGGCAGCCGTACCGGCGGACGGAGTGGCGCACCGAGTGGCAGACGCTGCGCGAGCAGTGGCACGTGATGACCTTCTACGAGCGCTTCGAGCAGGTCGTCGCGATGGTGCTGTCGGCCATCATCGCCGTCATCATCGTGATCTCGCTGATCCAGCTGATGCAGCTCGTGTTCACGATGCTGCTGGTCGATGCGTTCAACCCGCTGGACCACGCGGTGTTCCAGACCGTGTTCGGCGCGATCATGACGCTGCTGATCGCGATGGAATTCAAGCACTCCATCATCAAGGTCGCGTTTCGCCACGAGAATATCATCCAGGTCAAGACCGTGCTGCTGATCGCGCTGCTGGCGCTGGCGCGCAAATTCGTCATCCTCGACCCTGGCATCGCGCCGGCGAAGGTGGCGGCGCTGGCCGGCGCGACGCTGGCGCTGGGCGTGACGTACTGGTTGTTGCGCGAGCGGGACGACCGGCTGCGTGCGAGCCGTGACGCGGCCGCTTCTGCCAACCCCCACCGGGACGGTGTCTGA